In the Euphorbia lathyris chromosome 5, ddEupLath1.1, whole genome shotgun sequence genome, one interval contains:
- the LOC136230272 gene encoding RING-H2 finger protein ATL78-like — translation MSTTKQVHEFYSRRLLLNTPIISGTSPLPATSHDSSLEAPYSGNNSFDANVVMVLSVLLCALICSLGLNSIIRCALRCSNLVANNSSQASGNSSSASANRGIKKKALKTFPIVNYSADLKLPGLDIECVICLSEFTAGEKVRLLPKCNHGFHVRCIDKWLSSHSSCPKCRHCLIETCHKIVGSSEPQQTIVTIPVPLEPEGLIRTYRGN, via the coding sequence ATGTCAACAACTAAACAAGTTCATGAATTTTATTCCAGAAGGTTGCTACTAAATACCCCTATTATTTCAGGAACTTCCCCTCTTCCGGCAACCAGCCACGATTCATCGTTGGAGGCACCCTACTCCGGCAACAATTCATTCGATGCAAATGTTGTTATGGTGCTATCAGTACTTTTATGTGCCTTGATTTGCTCATTGGGATTAAATTCAATCATTAGATGTGCATTAAGGTGTTCCAATTTGGTAGCTAATAATTCATCTCAGGCATCTGGAAATTCATCATCAGCATCAGCCAATAGAGGGATCAAGAAAAAGGCGTTGAAGACTTTCCCAATTGTAAACTACTCAGCTGATTTGAAGCTGCCTGGTTTAGACATAGAGTGTGTGATCTGTCTGTCAGAGTTCACAGCTGGGGAAAAAGTGCGTCTTCTTCCAAAATGCAACCATGGGTTCCATGTAAGATGCATTGACAAGTGGCTAAGTTCACACTCTTCTTGCCCTAAATGCAGACACTGCTTAATTGAAACATGCCACAAAATTGTAGGGTCTTCTGAACCTCAACAAACCATTGTTACCATACCTGTACCACTTGAGCCTGAAGGTTTGATACGCACTTATAGGGGAAATTAG